A region of the Bacillota bacterium genome:
TGGTGCGGGTCGAGGTCGTGCGCGTGGAGCTCGTGCGCGAGCGGTCGGTCTCGTACGCGGGGAGGACCATCAGGAGCCCAAGGGATGCGGTGCGGATGGTCAGGCCCCTCATCGAGCGGTCGGACCGGGAGCGGTTCGTGGCGCTCTACCTGAGCACGCGCCGCACCGTCCACGCCATCCACGAGGTGGGCGTCGGGGACATCGACTCCGCTCCGGCCCATCCCCGGGAGGTCTTCACGGCGGCGCTCCTGGCCAACGCCGCTGCGGTCATCGTCGCCCACAACCACCCCTCCGGCGATCCCGAGCCGAGCCCGGACGACGTGGCGGTGACAAAGCGCTTGGTGGAGGCCGGGCGGCTTCTCGGCGTCGAGCTCCTCGACCACCTGGTTATCGGTGACCGCGCGTACGTGAGCCTCCGCGAGCGGGGCCTGGTCTAGGCGGAACACAGCGAGGACAGCCCGGGGTGCGAGGC
Encoded here:
- a CDS encoding DNA repair protein RadC — translated: MRVEVVRVELVRERSVSYAGRTIRSPRDAVRMVRPLIERSDRERFVALYLSTRRTVHAIHEVGVGDIDSAPAHPREVFTAALLANAAAVIVAHNHPSGDPEPSPDDVAVTKRLVEAGRLLGVELLDHLVIGDRAYVSLRERGLV